The Geobacillus stearothermophilus ATCC 12980 genome contains a region encoding:
- a CDS encoding type IV toxin-antitoxin system AbiEi family antitoxin domain-containing protein, translated as MNKEVSKIIKDIFVRQKGFAKTEDLTRKGVSKYYIRKFEQNGDIIRIKRGLYRYAAFENDQNEEVVEVSKVIPNGVLCLLSALSFYELTTYNPWEYQIAIERKSRKPSLPDYPPIKIFYFSKKQFEYGIEEVEIGGHKISIYNREKTICDIIRYREKIGIDLMKEGLRNYLQSPEKNINKLVECAEKMRIKTVLLKYLEVLL; from the coding sequence ATGAATAAAGAAGTAAGCAAAATCATAAAAGATATTTTTGTGCGTCAAAAAGGATTTGCGAAGACAGAAGACTTAACCAGAAAAGGAGTGAGCAAATATTATATTCGAAAGTTCGAGCAAAATGGAGACATCATTAGGATAAAACGTGGGCTGTACCGTTATGCTGCATTTGAAAATGATCAAAATGAAGAAGTGGTTGAAGTATCAAAAGTGATCCCGAATGGTGTTCTTTGTCTTTTGTCGGCATTGTCTTTTTATGAGTTAACAACTTATAACCCGTGGGAGTACCAAATTGCTATTGAAAGAAAATCAAGGAAACCCAGTTTGCCCGATTATCCGCCAATTAAAATTTTCTATTTTTCAAAAAAACAGTTTGAATATGGAATTGAAGAAGTGGAAATAGGCGGCCATAAAATAAGCATTTATAATCGTGAAAAAACGATTTGCGACATTATTCGATACAGAGAAAAAATAGGAATCGATTTAATGAAAGAAGGTTTGCGAAATTATTTACAAAGTCCTGAAAAAAACATAAATAAACTGGTGGAATGTGCTGAGAAAATGCGCATCAAGACGGTTTTATTAAAATACTTAGAGGTGCTTTTATAA
- a CDS encoding IS110 family transposase, with the protein MNCTQNYKIDQVTEQTLVVGIDIAKRTHYACFVDDRGRVLRKSFPIFQSKEGFQQLYKAIQEAMQAFGKSEVIVAVEPTGHYWLNLAYFLEEHGIPLVMVNPAHVCRSKELDDNLPTKHDAKDALVIARLAKDGRFLVPRLLHEIEADLRVGSTLKEKLRKEQTAVKNAIVRWTDRYFPEFWTVFRDLGKTALSVLEWTPLPADMAGRTAEELIEVYRQSKGMKCPQKAKIQALINTAKDSIGVTEGTAMARFEIAALVRRYRQLEAEIAALDAELKALVQTTMEYQWLKTVDGLGDATIIDLLAEIGSFAHYRDPRQLVKLAGLTLKENSSGQRKGQKHISKRGRKRLRSVLFRAMIPLIRHNEAFRELHEYYTTRSVNPLTGKQSIVALCRKLLNVLFAICTKKQAFDAERMKQDVLSQVQRAA; encoded by the coding sequence ATGAATTGTACACAAAACTATAAAATTGATCAAGTTACGGAACAAACGCTTGTCGTGGGCATCGATATCGCGAAACGAACCCACTACGCCTGCTTCGTGGATGACCGGGGGCGCGTGCTTCGCAAGTCGTTCCCGATCTTCCAGTCGAAAGAGGGGTTTCAGCAGCTGTATAAAGCGATTCAGGAGGCGATGCAAGCGTTTGGGAAGTCAGAGGTGATCGTCGCGGTGGAGCCGACCGGGCACTACTGGTTGAACCTGGCCTACTTCCTCGAGGAGCACGGGATCCCGTTGGTCATGGTCAACCCGGCGCATGTGTGCCGGTCGAAAGAACTCGATGACAACCTGCCGACGAAACACGACGCCAAAGACGCCCTGGTCATTGCCAGACTGGCAAAAGACGGACGATTCCTCGTTCCCCGGCTGCTGCACGAGATCGAAGCCGATTTGCGCGTGGGAAGCACGCTCAAAGAGAAGCTCCGCAAGGAACAGACGGCGGTGAAAAACGCGATCGTCCGCTGGACGGATCGGTATTTTCCAGAGTTTTGGACCGTGTTTCGTGACTTGGGGAAAACGGCGCTTTCGGTGTTGGAGTGGACGCCGCTTCCGGCTGATATGGCCGGTCGGACCGCCGAGGAGCTCATCGAGGTGTACCGGCAAAGCAAAGGGATGAAATGCCCGCAGAAGGCCAAAATTCAGGCGTTGATCAACACCGCGAAGGACTCGATTGGGGTGACGGAAGGGACAGCGATGGCCCGGTTTGAGATCGCCGCGCTCGTCCGCCGATACCGCCAATTGGAGGCGGAGATCGCTGCACTGGACGCCGAGTTGAAGGCATTGGTTCAAACGACGATGGAGTACCAATGGTTGAAAACGGTCGACGGGTTGGGAGACGCCACGATCATCGATCTGTTGGCGGAGATCGGCAGCTTCGCCCATTATCGGGACCCGCGCCAATTGGTGAAGTTGGCGGGCCTGACGCTCAAGGAGAACTCCTCCGGCCAGCGCAAAGGGCAAAAGCACATCTCCAAACGGGGACGGAAACGGTTGCGCTCGGTGCTGTTTCGGGCGATGATTCCGCTGATTCGGCATAACGAGGCGTTTCGCGAGCTGCATGAGTATTATACGACCCGATCCGTCAATCCGCTGACCGGAAAGCAGTCCATCGTCGCCTTGTGCCGGAAGCTGTTGAATGTGCTGTTTGCGATTTGTACGAAGAAACAAGCGTTTGACGCGGAGCGAATGAAACAGGACGTCTTGTCCCAAGTGCAACGGGCGGCCTAA
- a CDS encoding pullulanase X25 domain-containing protein produces MAKQRRRERGMIKRARRMLSLVLASVLLLALTPFQAVAAANETGSSSALGNGEHRWTAESTASQPRTITLVGNLQDELGHTAEWDPGALATRMHDEGNGLYTFTGTLPAGTYEYKIAVNGSWDENYGAGGRNGANLVLKLDRQTEVTFYYNDRTHAIADSTWYTAIAKEKQPRLVGTVLPAIGYERESNGWTPGTSTTLLTDDDFDSVYTFKAQVPKGSYEYKIVLGNNWNESYPQENARLNVLETTIITFFFNAKTKEVYTDYNPNGSDGVVQKDRLKHNTWDTLYRQPFGAVKAGTKVTLRLAAKKGDLTKADVYVKNTTTGTANVYTMEKVGVLGDDEYWEAVFTPSTPGVYGYKFIAQDAGTKVEYGEDTQEGQWGKAVDSRAELFQLTVYDPDYRTPDWMKEAVVYQIFPDRFFNGNPSNDNSKQQARGAQPIEHRDWSDLPDNPRLKGTSGYDGDGEWSNDFFGGDIAGIEQKLDYLQSLGVNTIYLNPIANAPSNHKYDASNYKELDPMFGSPEEFQSFVQALANRGMHLILDGVFNHVSDDSIYFDRYHRYPTVGAYEYWEAVYDLMNEKGLSEEEARRQVEEKFKQEGQTFSPYGFHLWFNIENEKVDGRYKYQSWWGYDSLPEFKSVIGEKVSYPSELNNDALANYIFRESDSVAKSWIARGASGWRLDVANEVDPAFWREFRQELLQGSYDRGPTLKEREQPLILGEIWDDASKYFLGDQYDSVMNYRFRGAVLDFLKNGNAEEADKRLTAIREDYPSEAFYALMNLIGSHDTARAVFLLGNGTDSSERAELDPNYNEELGKKRLKLAAILQMGYPGAPTIYYGDEAGVTGSKDPDNRRTYPWGKEDQNLLSHYQKVGHIRQRHQSLLAHGDIKTVYAQGDVYVFARQYGREVALIAVNRGNEDKTVALDVASLLPNGTVLTDELHDGEKATVAGGTLTVTIPALDGRMMFGTVTVKIPAAVRSLEASAAVGRVTLTWEGQASKYRVYQSTIQGAGYTLAVETNETSVTIDSLANGTAYYFAVTAVDENGNESPKVETNRVVPHYPLTSDNVQFVTTLSNATLDLSQPQPIDVKVNIDGVTSKGAADGLQAVLQVKGPHDEKWKEYRASYQGQDGDANVFRASFTPLAAGTYTYRYALTTNLGKEWVYTAEKQVTFAADSSDQIAPADAIELRQPAVESGQVNLSWTFVGKKDGDAYLLVIERNGDIVHTTTSIGDSFTDYDVENGTEYTYVVKLYDRAGNVVESNTVKVTPDIVMVKVIFKVKAPDYTPLDARITIPNSLNGWNTGAWEMSRNGAVTPDWQFTTEVQEGETITYKYVKGGSWDQEGLADHTPADVGDDDVSYYGYGSIGTDLKVTVHNEGNNTMVVEDRILRWIDMPVVIEEVQKQGSQVTIKGNAIKNGVLTINGERVPINDQMAFVYTFTPAPQQKEVAIHIEPSAESKAAVFKNDGGAIAKNTKDYVLNLETKQLREGKLTTPPSNGDSPGSETPSHDGGATPGNGTSPGSGGPSDGASPGGSVPPGGTAPPGNEAPPSRPPQKPSPSKPKEKPRKPTTPPGQVKKVYWDGVELKKGQIGRLTVQKPINLWKRTKDGRLVFVRILQPGEVYRVYGYDARFGGQYAVGGGYYVTDIDTHIRYETPSKEKLKLVNGK; encoded by the coding sequence TTGGCCAAACAAAGGAGAAGGGAGCGGGGGATGATCAAGAGGGCAAGGAGAATGCTATCATTGGTTTTGGCATCGGTGTTGTTGCTGGCATTGACTCCTTTCCAGGCGGTTGCCGCTGCGAACGAAACAGGAAGTTCTAGCGCTCTAGGGAATGGGGAGCATCGGTGGACGGCCGAATCCACGGCCTCGCAGCCACGGACGATCACGCTAGTCGGCAATTTGCAAGATGAGTTGGGCCATACGGCGGAATGGGACCCGGGGGCATTGGCGACGAGGATGCATGATGAAGGGAATGGGCTTTATACATTCACCGGGACGCTGCCAGCCGGGACCTATGAGTACAAAATTGCGGTCAACGGCAGCTGGGATGAAAATTACGGCGCCGGTGGGCGCAATGGCGCAAATCTGGTGTTGAAGCTGGATCGGCAAACCGAGGTGACGTTTTATTACAATGACCGGACGCATGCGATCGCGGATTCGACATGGTATACGGCGATTGCGAAGGAGAAACAGCCGCGTCTTGTCGGGACGGTGCTGCCGGCCATCGGCTATGAGAGGGAGAGCAACGGATGGACTCCGGGGACATCGACGACGCTGTTGACCGATGATGATTTTGACTCGGTGTACACGTTTAAGGCGCAGGTGCCGAAAGGATCGTATGAATATAAAATTGTCCTCGGAAACAATTGGAATGAGAGCTACCCACAAGAGAATGCACGCTTAAATGTTTTGGAAACGACGATCATTACATTCTTCTTCAATGCGAAAACAAAAGAGGTGTACACCGACTACAACCCCAATGGCTCTGACGGTGTTGTTCAGAAAGACCGATTAAAACACAATACATGGGATACGTTGTACCGCCAGCCGTTTGGGGCGGTGAAAGCGGGAACGAAGGTGACGCTTCGCTTAGCGGCGAAAAAAGGCGATTTGACGAAAGCGGATGTGTATGTGAAAAATACGACGACCGGCACGGCCAACGTCTACACGATGGAAAAAGTCGGCGTGCTCGGGGATGATGAATATTGGGAGGCTGTGTTCACCCCTTCGACGCCCGGGGTGTACGGGTATAAATTTATTGCTCAAGATGCCGGAACGAAAGTGGAATACGGCGAAGATACGCAAGAAGGGCAATGGGGGAAAGCCGTGGACAGCCGTGCAGAGCTGTTCCAGTTGACGGTGTATGATCCGGATTACAGGACGCCCGACTGGATGAAAGAAGCGGTTGTGTATCAAATTTTCCCGGATCGGTTCTTTAACGGCAATCCTTCCAACGACAACAGCAAGCAGCAGGCACGCGGGGCGCAGCCGATTGAGCATCGCGATTGGTCGGATTTGCCCGATAATCCGCGCCTGAAAGGAACGAGCGGCTACGATGGCGACGGCGAATGGTCGAATGACTTTTTCGGCGGAGACATCGCCGGAATTGAACAAAAGTTGGATTATTTGCAGTCGCTTGGGGTGAACACGATTTACTTAAATCCGATCGCCAATGCGCCATCGAACCATAAATATGATGCGAGCAATTACAAAGAATTGGATCCGATGTTCGGTTCCCCGGAAGAATTCCAATCGTTTGTGCAAGCGCTTGCGAACCGGGGAATGCATCTCATCTTAGACGGGGTGTTCAACCACGTATCCGACGATTCGATTTACTTTGACCGCTACCACCGCTATCCGACCGTCGGCGCGTATGAATATTGGGAAGCGGTTTACGATTTGATGAATGAAAAAGGATTGAGCGAGGAAGAAGCGCGGAGACAAGTGGAAGAGAAGTTCAAACAAGAGGGACAGACGTTCAGCCCGTATGGGTTTCATCTTTGGTTCAATATTGAAAACGAAAAAGTCGATGGTCGTTATAAGTATCAGTCATGGTGGGGCTATGACAGCTTGCCTGAGTTTAAGTCCGTGATAGGGGAGAAGGTATCGTATCCGAGTGAATTAAACAACGATGCGCTCGCGAATTACATTTTCCGTGAATCGGATTCGGTGGCGAAAAGCTGGATTGCCCGCGGCGCCTCTGGGTGGCGGTTGGATGTAGCGAATGAGGTGGATCCGGCGTTTTGGCGCGAGTTCCGCCAAGAATTGCTTCAAGGGTCGTACGACCGCGGTCCGACGTTAAAAGAGAGGGAGCAGCCGCTCATTTTAGGGGAAATTTGGGATGACGCATCGAAATATTTTCTAGGCGACCAGTACGATTCCGTGATGAACTACCGGTTCCGCGGGGCGGTGCTTGACTTTTTGAAAAACGGAAATGCAGAAGAGGCGGACAAACGGCTGACGGCCATAAGAGAAGACTACCCAAGTGAAGCGTTTTATGCGCTGATGAACTTAATCGGTTCGCATGACACGGCGCGGGCGGTCTTTCTGCTTGGGAACGGAACGGATTCATCCGAGCGGGCGGAGCTTGATCCGAATTATAATGAGGAACTTGGGAAAAAGAGGCTCAAGCTAGCGGCGATTTTGCAGATGGGATATCCGGGGGCGCCGACGATTTATTACGGCGATGAAGCGGGAGTAACAGGCTCAAAAGACCCAGACAACCGCCGCACGTATCCGTGGGGCAAAGAAGATCAAAATCTGTTGTCCCATTATCAGAAAGTGGGGCACATTCGCCAGCGCCATCAATCGTTGTTGGCCCATGGCGACATCAAGACGGTGTATGCGCAAGGGGATGTATACGTATTTGCCCGCCAATACGGGCGTGAAGTGGCGCTCATTGCCGTCAACCGCGGCAATGAGGACAAGACGGTGGCGCTTGACGTCGCTTCGTTGCTTCCGAATGGCACCGTACTCACGGATGAGTTGCATGATGGCGAGAAAGCCACGGTCGCTGGCGGAACGTTGACGGTCACGATTCCGGCCCTGGATGGACGGATGATGTTTGGGACGGTGACGGTGAAAATACCTGCCGCGGTCAGAAGTTTGGAGGCAAGCGCCGCGGTTGGTCGCGTGACGCTTACTTGGGAAGGGCAAGCGTCGAAGTATCGGGTGTACCAATCAACCATTCAAGGGGCTGGTTATACGTTAGCGGTGGAAACGAACGAGACTTCCGTGACGATCGATTCGTTGGCGAACGGGACTGCGTATTACTTTGCCGTTACCGCCGTCGATGAGAACGGGAATGAGTCGCCAAAGGTGGAAACGAATCGCGTCGTTCCTCATTATCCGCTGACGAGCGACAATGTCCAGTTCGTGACCACGTTAAGCAATGCCACACTCGACTTGTCCCAGCCGCAACCAATCGATGTCAAAGTGAACATCGACGGTGTGACAAGCAAAGGAGCAGCCGATGGGTTGCAAGCGGTGTTGCAAGTGAAAGGCCCGCATGACGAAAAATGGAAAGAATACAGAGCGTCCTACCAAGGACAAGACGGCGACGCCAACGTGTTCCGGGCTTCCTTCACTCCGCTCGCCGCAGGGACGTATACGTATCGTTATGCGCTGACGACCAATCTCGGCAAGGAATGGGTGTATACAGCAGAGAAGCAAGTGACGTTTGCGGCAGACAGCAGCGACCAAATAGCGCCAGCAGACGCCATCGAGCTGCGGCAGCCTGCGGTTGAATCCGGACAAGTGAATTTATCATGGACGTTTGTTGGGAAAAAAGATGGAGATGCTTATTTGTTAGTCATCGAGCGCAACGGTGATATCGTGCATACAACCACTTCGATCGGCGATTCATTTACAGACTACGATGTCGAAAACGGCACCGAGTACACGTATGTTGTCAAGTTGTATGACCGCGCCGGCAATGTTGTGGAGTCGAACACGGTCAAGGTGACGCCGGACATTGTGATGGTGAAGGTGATTTTTAAAGTGAAAGCGCCGGATTATACGCCGCTCGATGCCCGCATTACGATTCCGAACAGCCTGAACGGCTGGAACACAGGGGCATGGGAAATGTCGCGCAATGGAGCGGTGACGCCTGATTGGCAATTTACAACTGAAGTGCAAGAAGGGGAAACGATCACGTATAAGTATGTGAAAGGCGGGTCGTGGGATCAGGAAGGGCTGGCTGATCATACGCCTGCAGACGTTGGGGATGATGATGTCAGTTATTATGGATACGGCTCGATCGGCACGGATTTGAAAGTGACCGTTCACAATGAAGGAAACAATACGATGGTTGTGGAAGACCGCATTTTGCGCTGGATTGATATGCCGGTGGTCATCGAAGAGGTGCAAAAACAAGGGAGTCAAGTGACGATCAAGGGCAATGCCATTAAAAACGGTGTTTTGACGATCAATGGCGAGCGGGTGCCGATCAATGATCAGATGGCATTTGTCTACACCTTTACGCCGGCTCCGCAGCAAAAAGAAGTGGCGATCCATATCGAACCGTCAGCGGAAAGCAAAGCAGCCGTGTTCAAAAACGACGGTGGAGCCATTGCGAAAAATACGAAAGATTACGTGCTAAATTTGGAGACGAAGCAGTTGCGTGAAGGGAAGTTGACAACGCCGCCAAGCAACGGCGATTCTCCGGGAAGCGAAACGCCGTCCCATGACGGAGGGGCAACACCAGGCAACGGCACCTCTCCGGGCAGCGGTGGTCCATCGGATGGCGCATCCCCTGGGGGGAGCGTTCCGCCGGGCGGCACAGCTCCACCGGGAAACGAAGCGCCTCCATCCAGACCGCCGCAAAAACCGTCTCCATCGAAACCAAAAGAGAAACCGAGAAAGCCAACCACTCCTCCAGGCCAAGTGAAAAAAGTCTACTGGGATGGCGTGGAGTTGAAAAAAGGGCAAATCGGCCGCTTGACGGTGCAAAAGCCGATCAATCTATGGAAACGGACGAAGGATGGGCGCCTTGTGTTCGTCCGCATCTTACAGCCTGGGGAAGTGTACCGCGTCTACGGGTATGACGCGCGCTTCGGCGGGCAGTACGCGGTCGGCGGCGGGTATTACGTGACCGACATCGACACGCACATCCGCTACGAAACGCCGTCAAAGGAGAAGTTGAAGTTGGTGAATGGGAAGTAA
- the amyS gene encoding alpha-amylase, whose translation MFLLAFLLTALLFCPTGQPAKAAAPFNGTMMQYFEWYLPDDGTLWTKVANEANNLSSLGITALWLPPAYKGTSRSDVGYGVYDLYDLGEFNQKGAVRTKYGTKAQYLQAIQAAHAAGMQVYADVVFDHKGGADGTEWVDAVEVNPSDRNQEISGTYQIQAWTKFDFPGRGNTYSSFKWRWYHFDGVDWDESRKLSRIYKFRGIGKAWDWEVDTENGNYDYLMYADLDMDHPEVVTELKSWGKWYVNTTNIDGFRLDAVKHIKFSFFPDWLSYVRSQTGKPLFTVGEYWSYDINKLHNYIMKTNGTMSLFDAPLHNKFYTASKSGGTFDMRTLMTNTLMKDQPTLAVTFVDNHDTEPGQALQSWVDPWFKPLAYAFILTRQEGYPCVFYGDYYGIPQYNIPSLKSKIDPLLIARRDYAYGTQHDYLDHSDIIGWTREGVTEKPGSGLAALITDGPGGSKWMYVGKQHAGKVFYDLTGNRSDTVTINSDGWGEFKVNGGSVSVWVPRKTTVSTIAWSITTRPWTDEFVRWTEPRLVAWP comes from the coding sequence ATGTTCCTGCTCGCGTTTTTGCTCACTGCCTTGCTGTTCTGCCCAACCGGACAGCCCGCCAAGGCTGCCGCACCGTTTAACGGCACCATGATGCAGTATTTTGAATGGTACTTGCCGGATGATGGCACGTTATGGACCAAAGTGGCCAATGAAGCCAACAACTTATCCAGCCTTGGCATCACCGCTCTTTGGCTGCCGCCCGCTTATAAAGGAACAAGCCGCAGCGACGTAGGGTACGGAGTATACGACTTGTATGACCTCGGTGAATTCAATCAAAAAGGGGCCGTCCGCACAAAATACGGAACAAAAGCTCAATATCTTCAAGCCATTCAAGCCGCCCACGCCGCTGGAATGCAAGTGTACGCCGATGTCGTGTTCGACCATAAAGGCGGCGCCGACGGCACGGAATGGGTGGACGCCGTCGAAGTCAATCCGTCCGACCGCAACCAAGAAATCTCGGGCACCTATCAAATCCAAGCATGGACGAAATTTGATTTTCCCGGGCGGGGCAACACCTACTCCAGCTTTAAGTGGCGCTGGTACCATTTTGATGGCGTTGATTGGGACGAAAGCCGAAAATTGAGCCGCATTTACAAATTCCGCGGCATCGGCAAAGCGTGGGATTGGGAAGTAGACACGGAAAACGGAAACTATGACTACTTAATGTATGCCGACCTTGATATGGATCATCCCGAAGTCGTGACTGAGCTGAAAAGCTGGGGGAAATGGTATGTCAACACAACGAACATTGATGGGTTCCGGCTTGATGCCGTCAAGCATATTAAGTTCAGTTTTTTTCCTGATTGGTTGTCGTATGTGCGTTCTCAGACTGGCAAGCCGCTATTTACCGTTGGGGAATATTGGAGCTATGACATCAACAAGTTGCACAATTACATTATGAAAACAAACGGAACGATGTCTTTGTTTGATGCCCCGTTACACAACAAATTTTATACCGCTTCCAAATCAGGGGGCACATTTGATATGCGCACGTTAATGACCAATACTCTCATGAAAGATCAACCAACATTGGCCGTCACCTTCGTTGATAATCATGACACCGAACCCGGCCAAGCGCTGCAGTCATGGGTCGACCCATGGTTCAAACCGTTGGCTTACGCCTTTATTCTAACTCGGCAGGAAGGATACCCGTGCGTCTTTTATGGTGACTATTATGGCATTCCACAATATAACATTCCTTCGCTGAAAAGCAAAATCGATCCGCTCCTCATCGCGCGCAGGGATTATGCTTACGGAACGCAACATGATTATCTTGATCACTCCGACATCATCGGGTGGACAAGGGAAGGGGTCACTGAAAAACCAGGATCCGGACTGGCCGCATTGATCACCGATGGGCCGGGAGGAAGCAAATGGATGTACGTTGGCAAACAACACGCCGGAAAAGTGTTCTATGACCTTACCGGCAACCGGAGTGACACCGTCACCATCAACAGTGATGGATGGGGGGAATTCAAAGTCAATGGCGGTTCGGTTTCGGTTTGGGTTCCTAGAAAAACGACCGTCTCTACTATCGCTTGGTCGATCACAACCCGACCGTGGACTGATGAATTCGTCCGTTGGACCGAACCACGGTTGGTGGCATGGCCTTGA
- a CDS encoding nucleotidyl transferase AbiEii/AbiGii toxin family protein has product MGNIKNIPASVGERLKNIAKQSGKTFDFILLLYFQERLLYRLSISHYRDQFVLKGGLFLFSLTQFKSRPTKDIDFLARQISNDIQYIKTAFESICALATEEDGVEFDVKGITAERIKEGADYEGIRIKIPAALGKIKKQLQLDIGFGDVVIPKPQEMQYPTLLNMKPPEIRVYSTYSVIAEKFEAMISLSVVNSRMKDFYDVFTLLSTENFDGRVLWEAIFETFQRRRTNLEKEHPVFSSSFAEDESRNKQWKAFLQRTGIKEDLQFPFVMEKIRDFLFPVYDSILKENEYWKMWNSRTLKWE; this is encoded by the coding sequence ATGGGAAATATTAAAAATATACCTGCTTCAGTTGGAGAAAGACTAAAGAATATTGCTAAACAAAGCGGAAAAACCTTTGATTTCATTTTATTGTTGTATTTTCAAGAAAGGTTGCTATATCGACTTTCCATTTCTCATTATCGGGATCAATTTGTTCTAAAAGGCGGTCTCTTTTTATTTTCCTTAACACAATTTAAATCTAGGCCAACCAAAGATATTGACTTTTTAGCCAGACAAATTTCGAATGATATTCAATATATCAAAACTGCGTTTGAGTCCATTTGTGCGTTAGCCACTGAAGAAGATGGAGTCGAATTTGATGTAAAGGGCATTACGGCTGAACGAATTAAAGAGGGTGCTGATTATGAAGGGATTCGTATTAAAATTCCGGCAGCACTTGGCAAAATAAAAAAGCAATTGCAACTGGATATTGGATTTGGTGATGTCGTGATCCCAAAACCACAAGAGATGCAGTATCCTACTTTATTAAATATGAAGCCCCCGGAGATTCGAGTCTACTCAACTTATTCAGTAATAGCTGAAAAGTTTGAGGCGATGATCTCACTATCTGTTGTCAACAGTAGAATGAAGGATTTTTATGATGTTTTCACGCTTTTATCAACCGAGAATTTTGATGGACGTGTTTTATGGGAAGCCATATTTGAAACCTTTCAAAGACGTCGAACGAATTTAGAAAAAGAACATCCTGTGTTTTCATCTTCTTTTGCAGAAGATGAGAGCCGAAACAAACAGTGGAAGGCATTTTTGCAAAGAACGGGTATAAAAGAAGATCTACAGTTTCCCTTCGTCATGGAGAAAATTCGAGATTTTCTTTTTCCTGTATATGACTCAATTTTAAAAGAAAATGAATATTGGAAAATGTGGAATAGCCGGACTCTTAAATGGGAGTAA
- a CDS encoding ImmA/IrrE family metallo-endopeptidase produces the protein MIAKDNLEMILEHNKTHLPKMKRAMDRIYSLGDPLAHVKPLDFIKTYLYEHANVLQFPIQHADYGGLVYYYNGDYYVHINTAQPRIYENFMWAHEFYHFFFDKEKIKNPDQNFIMIDHIYDEKERLPNLFAAEFLINDFVLERSFRFLETAHMKQSLPQKIMRLISVFQIPYKALVVKLAQNELITINEAKDALDYDYRNRIPHDIDKSLFEPSYTINISGFDELYEKAKGLMYEEDLQSIKKFYDKLYEQVLASVHDQRGTKG, from the coding sequence TTGATTGCAAAAGACAATCTTGAAATGATTCTAGAGCATAACAAAACACATTTGCCGAAAATGAAAAGGGCAATGGACCGTATTTACTCCCTCGGAGATCCTCTTGCTCATGTAAAGCCGCTTGATTTTATAAAAACTTATCTTTACGAGCATGCAAATGTATTGCAGTTTCCGATTCAACATGCTGACTATGGTGGGCTTGTGTATTACTATAACGGTGATTATTATGTCCATATTAATACCGCACAGCCGAGAATATATGAAAATTTCATGTGGGCGCATGAGTTTTATCATTTCTTTTTTGATAAGGAGAAAATTAAGAACCCTGACCAAAATTTTATCATGATTGATCATATTTATGATGAAAAAGAGCGGCTTCCTAATCTCTTCGCTGCCGAATTTTTAATTAATGATTTTGTGTTGGAAAGAAGTTTTCGATTTTTGGAGACCGCTCACATGAAACAATCTCTCCCCCAAAAAATTATGCGATTAATCAGTGTCTTCCAGATCCCGTACAAAGCGTTAGTTGTGAAACTTGCTCAAAACGAATTGATCACGATTAACGAAGCAAAAGATGCATTGGACTATGATTATAGAAATCGTATTCCCCATGATATAGACAAATCATTGTTCGAGCCTAGTTATACGATAAACATCAGCGGGTTTGATGAATTATATGAAAAGGCAAAAGGATTGATGTATGAGGAGGATCTTCAATCGATTAAAAAATTTTATGATAAGCTATATGAACAAGTGTTGGCGTCAGTGCATGATCAAAGGGGGACGAAAGGATGA
- a CDS encoding JAB domain-containing protein has product MSKYQTINCQQLGVLEREVPAKQPAKRVNIVSLKLVRESSVLYKERQIKSPEDAYKLLKPFLVEADREKFVVVCLDTKNQPTAINVCHVGSLNASIVHPREVMKAAILSNSASIIVAHNHPSGHCEPSREDIEVTKRLVEAGRVIGIDVLDHLIVCPERYLSLKEKGYI; this is encoded by the coding sequence ATGAGCAAGTATCAAACCATCAACTGCCAGCAGCTAGGGGTGCTAGAAAGAGAGGTGCCAGCCAAACAGCCAGCGAAGCGCGTCAACATTGTCAGCCTGAAGCTGGTTCGGGAGTCTAGCGTGCTGTACAAGGAGCGTCAAATCAAATCTCCGGAAGATGCGTACAAGCTGCTGAAGCCGTTTCTTGTGGAAGCCGACCGTGAGAAGTTTGTCGTTGTCTGCTTGGACACGAAAAACCAGCCGACTGCCATCAACGTTTGCCATGTCGGAAGCCTGAACGCTAGTATCGTGCATCCGAGGGAGGTGATGAAGGCTGCCATTCTCTCCAACTCGGCTTCCATCATCGTAGCCCATAATCATCCCAGCGGTCATTGCGAGCCGTCGAGGGAGGACATTGAGGTAACGAAACGGTTAGTAGAGGCGGGAAGGGTGATTGGCATCGATGTGCTAGACCATTTGATTGTTTGCCCTGAACGATATTTGTCGCTGAAAGAAAAAGGATATATTTGA